Proteins co-encoded in one Coregonus clupeaformis isolate EN_2021a chromosome 5, ASM2061545v1, whole genome shotgun sequence genomic window:
- the LOC121567125 gene encoding uncharacterized protein C11orf53 homolog: METEYSKRVYQGVRVKHTVKDLLAEKRQRRTNGPRYSVSTQRTSSQSSFVQMPGSHMIPGYYGMRRPFISDSDFSPKQFSADVYSSSLGGKPLGCDPSAMSGYSSFIDSYYPETFGDYRSAAFTTGGSSIFPSSALSTLLPPFSGESPHFLLRYLWEQPVADPVTQGEGLCADGLTSVPVSLPSPDPPRSPSQYRYSTRSSSIGSAQPYALHPLEEVHYQTSYPAASTFTCPSYMTVSNDLASKMARLANEDSDSTLATHSDTHSWVKEDGESSWSPYEILRSY; encoded by the exons ATGGAAACCG AATATTCTAAAAGGGTCTATCAAGGGGTTAGGGTCAAGCACACAGTGAAAGATCTACTGGCAGAGAAACGACAAAGACGAACAAATGGACCAAGATATAGTGTGAGTACTCAAA GAACATCCAGCCAATCATCATTTGTCCAAATGCCAG GGTCTCACATGATCCCTGGCTACTACGGCATGAGGCGACCCTTCATCTCCGACTCAGACTTCTCCCCCAAGCAGTTCTCAGCCGATGTCTACTCCTCATCCCTTGGGGGCAAGCCTCTGGGTTGTGACCCATCGGCCATGTCGGGCTACTCCTCCTTCATAGACAGCTACTACCCGGAAACGTTTGGAGACTACCGCAGTGCAGCCTTCACCACCGGAGGGAGCTCCATCTTCCCCagctcagccctgtccactctgCTACCACCTTTCTCCGGAGAGTCCCCCCACTTCCTCCTG AGATATTTGTGGGAGCAGCCAGTGGCAGACCCAGTGACCCAGGGAGAGGGCTTGTGTGCAGATGGCCTGACCTCTGTTCCAGTCTCCCTGCCCAGCCCCGACCCTCCCAGGAGCCCCTCACAGTACCGCTACTCCACCCGCAGCTCCTCCATTGGCTCGGCACAGCCCTATGCCCTTCACCCTCTGGAAGAAGTACACTACCAGACCTCTTACCCTGCCGCCTCCACTTTCACATGCCCTTCCTATATGACTGTTTCCAATGACCTAGCCTCCAAGATGGCCCGTCTAGCTAATGAGGACTCTGACAGTACTCTCGCCACACATAGTGACACTCACTCGTGGGTGAAAGAAGATGGCGAAAGCTCTTGGTCACCATATGAGATTCTGAGGTCTTATTAA